One region of Bosea sp. 29B genomic DNA includes:
- a CDS encoding AbrB family transcriptional regulator: MPVPSYVPYHLRTLSREAAVIACAAVGGTLFTLLGVPAAWLSGSMLVVSIFGITRPLPDLRRPWFDSTMVMSGALIGSAATPEALAATARYPGSLLVLVVGLLAIMLATGAYLRFVARWSWIDSLLAAAPGALSAVISVAQDKGANIGRIAAIQLFRILVLVAVLPSIMKLSSGGTPLALPPPVAIASVGDLALLLGSGLVTGLIFERIGITAPFILGATLASAVLHGTGLVLGTMPPEIAIAVMIMLGAAMGGRVSNLKRGEIAALFPLAIGGFVVSMAVAFAFAWPAAWLAGVPYASAMAAFAPGGLEAMAMLAFAMGLDPLYVGAHHLTRFMLLGLLMPFLVGWVQPEKREDAS, encoded by the coding sequence ATGCCTGTCCCGAGCTACGTCCCCTACCATCTGCGCACCTTGTCGCGTGAAGCGGCGGTGATCGCCTGCGCGGCGGTCGGCGGTACGCTCTTCACCTTGCTGGGGGTTCCGGCGGCCTGGCTCTCGGGCTCGATGCTGGTGGTCTCGATCTTCGGCATCACCCGGCCGCTGCCGGACCTTCGCCGCCCCTGGTTCGATTCGACGATGGTGATGTCCGGCGCGCTGATCGGCTCGGCCGCGACGCCCGAGGCGCTCGCCGCGACGGCGCGCTATCCCGGCTCGCTGCTGGTGCTGGTCGTCGGCCTCCTCGCCATCATGCTGGCGACCGGGGCCTATTTGCGCTTCGTCGCGCGCTGGAGCTGGATCGATTCGTTGCTCGCCGCCGCGCCCGGAGCGCTCTCGGCCGTGATCTCGGTGGCGCAGGACAAGGGCGCCAATATCGGCCGCATCGCCGCGATCCAGCTCTTCCGTATCCTCGTCCTGGTCGCTGTGCTGCCCAGCATCATGAAGCTGAGCAGCGGCGGCACCCCACTCGCCCTACCGCCTCCGGTCGCGATCGCGAGCGTCGGCGACTTGGCGCTGCTGCTCGGCAGCGGGTTGGTGACGGGGCTGATCTTCGAGCGCATCGGCATCACCGCACCCTTCATCCTCGGCGCGACGCTGGCGAGCGCAGTGTTGCACGGCACCGGCCTCGTCCTTGGCACCATGCCGCCGGAGATTGCGATCGCGGTGATGATCATGCTCGGCGCCGCCATGGGCGGGCGCGTTTCAAATCTGAAGCGGGGCGAGATCGCGGCGCTGTTCCCGCTCGCGATCGGCGGCTTCGTCGTCTCAATGGCGGTCGCCTTCGCCTTCGCCTGGCCGGCGGCCTGGCTCGCCGGCGTGCCCTATGCCAGCGCCATGGCCGCCTTCGCACCGGGCGGGCTCGAGGCGATGGCGATGCTCGCCTTCGCCATGGGGCTCGACCCGCTCTATGTCGGCGCACACCACCTGACGCGCTTCATGCTGCTCGGGCTC
- the mscL gene encoding large conductance mechanosensitive channel protein MscL, producing MIKEFKEFALKGNVVDLAIGVIIGAAFGKIVESLVGDIIMPLIGAIGSVDFSNYFIGLNKAVTSPVLVDAKKQGAVLAYGSFLTIAVNFMIIAFVLFMVVKGINRLKRKEAAAAPAEPPAPAQDVVLLGEIRDLLKQKA from the coding sequence ATGATCAAGGAATTCAAGGAATTTGCCCTGAAGGGCAATGTCGTCGATCTCGCCATCGGCGTGATCATCGGCGCGGCCTTCGGCAAGATCGTCGAATCGCTCGTCGGCGACATCATCATGCCGCTGATCGGCGCCATCGGCAGCGTCGACTTCTCCAACTACTTCATCGGACTCAACAAAGCCGTCACGTCGCCGGTCTTGGTGGATGCCAAGAAGCAGGGCGCCGTGCTTGCCTATGGCAGCTTCCTGACCATCGCCGTCAACTTCATGATCATCGCCTTCGTGCTGTTCATGGTCGTCAAGGGCATCAACCGGCTCAAGCGCAAGGAAGCCGCTGCTGCCCCTGCCGAACCGCCGGCCCCGGCGCAGGATGTCGTCCTGCTCGGCGAGATCCGCGACCTGCTGAAGCAGAAGGCCTGA
- a CDS encoding pyridoxal phosphate-dependent aminotransferase: MNMHAPAGTSLIADLRPEARNAPESGIVEVVNHGRLKPGLIPLWVGEGDLPTPDFIVRAANKSLAEGETFYTWQRGIPELREALARYHTALYGRPFNMDRFYVTGSGMQSVQIAVRLIAGVGDELIIPTPAWPNFAAAMGIAGANPVCVPMQFKDGRFTLDLQKLEAAISPRTRAFVINSPANPTGWTATRDELAAILAIARKHGIWIIADEIYARFVYDGSPRAASFHDVMEQEDRILFVQTFSKNWAMTGWRVGWIEVPPAFGQIVENLIQYSTSGSPVFVQRAAIAALEEGEPFVAEQIARATEGRRIVAEGLKATNRINLQAPDGAFYQFFSVDGWTDSRKLAIELVDTANVGLAPGTAFGPGGETGLRFCFARKASDLVEAVARLQKALAG; the protein is encoded by the coding sequence ATGAACATGCACGCACCGGCCGGCACCAGCCTCATCGCCGATCTGCGCCCCGAGGCGCGCAACGCCCCTGAGAGCGGCATCGTCGAAGTCGTCAATCACGGCCGGCTCAAGCCTGGGCTGATCCCGCTCTGGGTCGGCGAAGGCGATCTGCCGACGCCGGACTTCATCGTCCGCGCCGCCAACAAGTCGCTGGCCGAGGGCGAGACCTTCTACACCTGGCAGCGCGGCATTCCGGAACTGCGCGAGGCGCTGGCGCGTTATCACACCGCGCTCTATGGCCGTCCCTTCAACATGGACCGTTTCTACGTCACCGGCTCCGGCATGCAGTCGGTCCAGATCGCGGTTCGGCTGATCGCCGGCGTCGGCGACGAGCTGATCATCCCGACCCCGGCCTGGCCGAACTTCGCTGCCGCCATGGGCATTGCCGGCGCCAACCCGGTCTGCGTTCCCATGCAGTTCAAGGACGGGCGCTTCACGCTCGACCTCCAGAAGCTCGAAGCGGCGATTTCGCCTCGTACCCGCGCCTTCGTCATCAACTCACCGGCCAACCCGACCGGCTGGACCGCGACGCGTGATGAGCTCGCTGCCATCCTTGCCATCGCCCGCAAACATGGCATCTGGATCATCGCCGACGAGATCTATGCCCGCTTCGTCTATGACGGCTCGCCAAGGGCCGCCTCGTTCCACGATGTGATGGAGCAGGAGGACCGGATCCTCTTCGTCCAGACTTTCTCGAAGAACTGGGCGATGACCGGCTGGCGCGTCGGCTGGATCGAGGTGCCGCCGGCTTTCGGCCAGATCGTCGAGAACCTGATCCAGTATTCGACCTCCGGCTCGCCGGTCTTCGTCCAGCGCGCCGCCATCGCGGCGCTGGAGGAGGGCGAGCCCTTCGTCGCCGAGCAGATCGCGCGCGCCACCGAAGGCCGCCGCATCGTCGCCGAGGGCTTGAAGGCGACCAACCGCATCAATCTGCAGGCGCCGGACGGTGCCTTCTACCAGTTCTTCAGCGTCGACGGCTGGACCGATTCCCGCAAACTGGCGATCGAACTGGTCGATACGGCCAATGTCGGCCTGGCGCCGGGCACCGCCTTCGGACCCGGCGGCGAGACCGGCCTGCGCTTCTGCTTTGCCCGCAAGGCTTCTGACCTCGTCGAGGCAGTGGCGCGGCTGCAGAAGGCGCTGGCGGGCTGA